The proteins below come from a single uncultured Dethiosulfovibrio sp. genomic window:
- a CDS encoding HAD family hydrolase, with the protein MAILSPLKADCIVFDVDGVLMDTAKSFPEVIRESIPRVWEHILGRDNDSSPFTVRHFEVSKRFSFLNDDYDICWGILSLAAAKGKNGLDESFPTPWEWEEKLKEASDSGQPFIEWLKESIGDILPYEQTRKICEELYFGEEKTLEILRRKPVFEGDPGLWRNERPLLNRNWKKIPLPVGIYTGRSRKELSLALVALGWEDLPGDRAVCSDDGIKKPSPEGLETVCHRLGKSWPLFFGDTASDRAALKAFGRGDFIAIGNILKDAEFRFSKVEDAIRALGLSLSA; encoded by the coding sequence ATGGCGATTCTATCACCGCTTAAGGCGGACTGTATTGTTTTCGACGTAGACGGGGTACTGATGGATACGGCCAAATCGTTCCCCGAGGTAATAAGAGAATCCATACCGAGGGTATGGGAACATATTCTGGGACGGGATAACGATTCGTCCCCTTTCACCGTAAGACACTTTGAGGTCTCCAAGAGATTTTCATTTTTGAACGACGACTACGACATCTGCTGGGGAATCCTGTCCCTTGCGGCGGCAAAGGGCAAAAACGGCCTCGACGAAAGCTTCCCGACTCCCTGGGAGTGGGAGGAGAAACTGAAAGAGGCCAGCGACTCCGGTCAACCTTTTATAGAATGGCTTAAAGAGTCTATAGGCGATATTCTGCCCTACGAGCAGACCAGAAAAATCTGCGAAGAGCTCTACTTCGGAGAGGAAAAAACCCTCGAGATTCTGAGGAGAAAGCCGGTGTTCGAGGGAGATCCTGGGCTATGGAGAAACGAGAGACCTCTGCTCAACCGTAACTGGAAGAAAATTCCTCTGCCCGTAGGCATATACACCGGCAGGTCCAGAAAGGAACTTTCTCTCGCCCTTGTCGCCCTTGGATGGGAGGACCTGCCAGGAGACCGTGCGGTATGTTCCGATGACGGAATAAAAAAGCCCTCTCCTGAGGGGCTTGAGACGGTCTGCCACAGGCTGGGGAAATCCTGGCCCCTGTTTTTTGGGGACACCGCCAGCGACAGAGCCGCTCTGAAAGCCTTTGGAAGAGGGGATTTTATAGCAATAGGCAACATCCTTAAGGACGCGGAGTTCAGATTCTCCAAGGTAGAGGACGCCATAAGGGCCCTAGGACTATCTCTTTCCGCTTAA